One genomic window of Octopus bimaculoides isolate UCB-OBI-ISO-001 chromosome 2, ASM119413v2, whole genome shotgun sequence includes the following:
- the LOC106876078 gene encoding GATA zinc finger domain-containing protein 4-like, whose product MCSNYSSINLIILNKALWFADNKEGLTRGEIDVVLAARKSIIQFDSKLWIRQDEPDCFTIPMRSSDTAQVSDLVRFHILSELVDRFPYIRGGLYHDDCLLYLQNTSNQKLKRNLVKFFSNLGQSISFDDERNKVNFLDLTLNLHTALYFPRHKPSANLKYISIFSNRHITRNLVKNISVRKSKLSANETVFNSHTDFYNSALYKKQIKYYNQVGHNYTNNHNNSNNDINSNRHNNNKSTYIVPPILDNPNNSQFHRNIHSPYLCNPQNKQSKGSNYASITFLRYLKNNTKFFNNKSREEKRNPNKNIDISSFFYSCQ is encoded by the coding sequence ATGTGTAGCAATTATTCCTCTATCAATCTCATCATCCTTAATAAAGCCCTATGGTTCGCAGATAATAAAGAGGGCCTAACCCGCGGTGAAATTGATGTTGTCCTAGCGGCAAGAAAATCTATCATCCAGTTTGATAGCAAACTTTGGATTCGTCAAGATGAACCCGATTGCTTCACTATCCCTATGAGAAGTAGCGATACAGCACAGGTTTCGGATTTGGTcagatttcatattttatctgAACTAGTAGACCGATTTCCTTATATACGCGGTGGTTTGTATCATGATGACTGTCTCCTTTATCTACAAAATACCTCTAATCAAAAACTTAAACGAAATTTAGTCAAATTCTTTAGTAATTTGGGCCAAAGTATTTCCTTCGATGATGAGAGAAATAAGGTTAACTTCCTCGATCTTACTCTAAACTTACATACGGCCTTGTATTTCCCACGCCATAAACCTTCAGCTAACCTGAAATACATCAGTATCTTTAGTAACCGCCATATAACAAGAAATTTGGTTAAAAACATATCAGTTAGAAAATCTAAATTATCCGCCAACGAAACCGTTTTCAATAGTCACACTGATTTTTATAACTCCgctttatataagaaacaaattaaatattataaccaAGTTGGCCATAACTATACTAATAAccacaacaatagtaataacgatATCAACAGTAATagacacaataacaacaagagtACTTATATTGTTCCTCCCATACTCGATAATCCAAATAATTCACAATTTCATCGAAATATCCATAGTCCTTACCTTTGTAATCcccaaaataaacaatcaaaggGAAGTAACTATGCTTCTATAACCTTTTTACGCTACCTTAAAAATAATACTaagttttttaataataaatctcGCGAAGAAAAACGCAACCCTAATAAAAATATCGATATTTCgagttttttttactcttgtcaatga